A section of the Zavarzinella sp. genome encodes:
- a CDS encoding radical SAM protein, whose product MIFQMAKRALLETDKRLLWKLMWNMGVKGSLSVLRHRVRLKRGEFFPPFLYVSIINSCNLRCQGCWVDVAHKQQAMEPETFHRLVREAKQMGNVFFGIVGGEPFMHPKIFEMLEAHPDCYFQIFTNGHFITDEKAKRLRRMGNVTPLISVEGTEIISDERRGRMNVLSKTMEGIQNCLKNNLLTGVCTSLCKTNFDDLLQERWVDRLIEMGVMYTWFHVYRPMGPNPNPDMCLTPEQAKKAREFVVNMRAKKPIVIVDAYYDGEGQALCPAATGISHHINPWGDIEPCPIVQFSKESILHEKDPRHLRDKFLQSAFLRDFRQVSQESTRGCIVLERPDLLELVIKKHDATDSTARKTAMAELQQMTTKTSQYLPNMEVPEKNILYRIAKRLFFNDFGVYRGHDHSTTSAPGLLKLGSTAKS is encoded by the coding sequence ATGATTTTTCAGATGGCAAAGCGGGCACTGCTCGAAACAGATAAACGGTTATTGTGGAAACTGATGTGGAACATGGGCGTGAAAGGTTCCCTGTCGGTCTTACGGCACCGCGTGCGACTGAAACGTGGGGAATTTTTCCCACCGTTCCTGTATGTATCGATCATTAATTCCTGCAACCTGCGTTGCCAGGGGTGCTGGGTGGATGTTGCCCACAAACAGCAGGCAATGGAACCAGAAACTTTTCACCGTCTGGTGCGTGAAGCCAAGCAGATGGGGAATGTGTTTTTCGGCATTGTGGGTGGCGAACCGTTTATGCACCCCAAAATATTTGAAATGCTGGAAGCCCACCCCGATTGCTATTTTCAGATCTTTACCAACGGCCACTTTATCACCGATGAAAAAGCCAAACGCCTGCGACGCATGGGAAATGTTACCCCACTGATCAGCGTGGAAGGCACGGAAATCATCAGCGATGAACGTCGTGGGCGAATGAATGTCTTGTCCAAGACGATGGAAGGCATCCAGAACTGTTTGAAGAACAATCTGCTGACAGGTGTCTGCACCAGCCTGTGCAAAACGAACTTCGACGATCTGCTGCAGGAACGCTGGGTGGATCGCTTGATTGAAATGGGCGTGATGTACACCTGGTTTCATGTGTATCGACCGATGGGGCCAAACCCCAACCCGGACATGTGCCTGACACCAGAACAGGCGAAGAAGGCCCGCGAATTCGTGGTGAACATGCGGGCAAAAAAACCGATCGTGATTGTGGATGCCTATTACGATGGCGAAGGCCAGGCACTGTGCCCGGCTGCGACAGGGATCAGCCATCATATCAATCCGTGGGGCGATATCGAGCCATGCCCCATTGTGCAGTTTTCCAAGGAATCGATCCTGCACGAAAAAGACCCACGGCACCTGCGGGACAAGTTCTTGCAATCTGCCTTTCTAAGGGATTTTCGCCAGGTCAGCCAGGAAAGCACCCGTGGCTGCATTGTGCTGGAACGCCCGGATCTGCTGGAACTGGTGATCAAGAAGCATGATGCCACCGATTCTACCGCACGTAAAACGGCAATGGCAGAATTGCAGCAGATGACCACCAAGACATCGCAATATCTGCCCAACATGGAAGTGCCGGAAAAGAATATTCTGTACCGCATCGCCAAGCGATTATTCTTCAACGACTTTGGAGTGTACCGCGGGCACGATCACAGCACCACATCTGCACCGGGATTGTTGAAGCTTGGCAGCACAGCGAAATCATAG
- a CDS encoding GTPase domain-containing protein encodes MAQTYSLKLGTIGLPEAGKTIWHTVLYGRQAHFDGVLFRYLDSPTIRYLNPMWEALDRGNLPDATGLARPSELKFQMHTEDASGNVLISYAIHTMDYAGILVNRGASEDTIKQARELGLEQFIDECDLLMVMVDLSDDSQAVNQLNTLDYILQRCKETSTQHGSKNRPVAVAFTKVDQVFSQHMNSNLIEMQSVLLEYLSSKDRWRGMHRALRALKDYNLYEVFPVSCFGTSCAPGQNVPTAGTINPKWIHEPLIWGLPRAAELANQAITEQQDEVRRIEKIAKDAENNEFNTQVTLAILCITLGAIIGYFIGWGIGFVLPYILTGLACMIPLALVAIPLLVAADKAR; translated from the coding sequence ATGGCCCAAACATATTCTTTGAAGTTAGGCACGATAGGACTACCTGAAGCAGGAAAAACAATATGGCACACTGTGTTATACGGAAGACAAGCTCATTTCGATGGTGTTCTATTTAGATACCTGGACTCGCCGACCATCAGGTACTTAAATCCAATGTGGGAAGCTCTGGACAGAGGAAATCTCCCTGACGCTACTGGACTTGCTCGCCCGAGCGAATTGAAATTTCAGATGCATACAGAGGATGCTTCTGGAAACGTACTTATTAGTTACGCAATCCATACGATGGATTATGCTGGCATTCTGGTCAACCGTGGTGCATCTGAAGATACGATCAAACAGGCAAGGGAGCTTGGTCTTGAACAATTTATTGACGAGTGCGATTTGTTGATGGTAATGGTTGATCTTTCCGACGATTCGCAAGCAGTTAACCAACTAAACACATTGGACTACATACTACAGCGATGCAAAGAAACCTCAACGCAGCACGGAAGTAAAAATCGTCCAGTGGCGGTTGCCTTTACCAAAGTTGATCAGGTTTTTTCACAACATATGAATAGCAACTTGATCGAAATGCAATCTGTATTATTAGAGTATTTAAGTTCGAAGGATCGTTGGCGTGGGATGCATCGTGCGCTGAGAGCGTTGAAGGACTACAATCTCTACGAAGTCTTTCCTGTTTCTTGTTTCGGAACATCTTGTGCTCCTGGACAAAACGTGCCAACTGCTGGCACAATTAACCCAAAGTGGATTCATGAGCCATTAATCTGGGGCTTACCTCGTGCAGCAGAGTTGGCAAACCAAGCCATTACTGAACAACAGGACGAAGTACGACGAATCGAAAAAATTGCTAAGGATGCTGAGAATAATGAATTCAACACACAAGTTACACTTGCTATCTTATGTATAACACTTGGGGCAATCATAGGTTATTTTATCGGGTGGGGAATTGGGTTTGTTCTACCATATATTCTCACAGGTCTCGCTTGTATGATACCCCTTGCATTAGTCGCTATCCCTTTATTAGTTGCCGCCGATAAGGCAAGATGA
- a CDS encoding DUF1501 domain-containing protein produces MDRRKFLATSTALGVGAALQAKSLPTVRGKAEHCIFIWLGGGMGQLDTFDPKAKGISKGKDKKAGSLYDSIETNVRGVRVAEHLPQTAKLMDRTTIVRSVNHKVIDEHAFATNLVHTGRMISGTVTYPSIGSIVANQRGAANPDVPAYMLIGYPNVSRGPGFLGANSGFVYLVDTESGPAGFTRPEHVDPKRAARRESLLKNIHQSGTTPDANVQQYLEAQSKALQLAGPKFMRHFNLQQESSTVRQSYGGEFGQRCLLARRLVQAGVRFIEVSHNLNFINGTGWDVHNEGIDNQHLLIRELDTALSGLILDLEQQKLLDKTLIVVATEFGRPPEFDGRGGRGHQGTAFSMVLAGGGLKHQGALGVTDDLGKKILEAPVSIPDFHATIHASLGIDPAHELYDGARPVPITDGGKPIAELFA; encoded by the coding sequence ATGGATCGCAGGAAATTTCTCGCAACAAGTACCGCACTGGGCGTGGGTGCGGCACTGCAGGCTAAATCGCTGCCCACCGTGCGTGGAAAAGCAGAACATTGCATTTTTATCTGGCTTGGCGGTGGCATGGGGCAGTTGGATACTTTCGACCCCAAAGCCAAAGGCATTTCCAAGGGGAAGGATAAAAAGGCCGGCTCCCTGTACGATTCCATCGAAACCAATGTGCGTGGGGTGCGAGTAGCCGAACATCTCCCGCAAACCGCAAAATTGATGGATCGCACCACCATTGTGCGTTCCGTCAACCACAAAGTGATCGATGAGCACGCTTTTGCCACCAACCTGGTACACACTGGGCGAATGATTTCAGGCACCGTGACCTATCCTTCCATTGGTTCAATTGTGGCCAACCAGCGGGGTGCGGCCAATCCCGATGTGCCTGCCTACATGCTGATCGGTTACCCCAACGTCAGCCGTGGGCCGGGGTTTCTTGGTGCCAACAGTGGCTTCGTTTATCTGGTAGATACCGAAAGTGGCCCCGCAGGCTTTACCCGACCAGAACATGTGGATCCCAAGAGGGCCGCACGCCGGGAAAGTTTATTAAAAAATATTCATCAAAGTGGCACCACGCCAGATGCTAATGTGCAGCAATATCTGGAAGCACAGTCAAAAGCGTTGCAGCTTGCTGGCCCTAAGTTTATGCGCCACTTCAACTTACAGCAAGAATCGTCTACCGTCCGCCAGTCCTATGGTGGGGAATTCGGCCAACGCTGCCTGCTGGCACGTCGATTAGTGCAGGCGGGGGTGCGATTCATTGAAGTTTCCCACAATTTGAACTTTATCAATGGCACCGGTTGGGATGTGCACAACGAAGGGATCGACAACCAGCACCTGCTGATTCGGGAACTGGATACCGCCTTATCTGGCTTGATTCTCGACCTGGAACAGCAGAAACTTCTCGACAAAACCCTGATTGTGGTTGCTACGGAATTTGGTCGCCCACCGGAATTTGACGGTCGAGGCGGGCGTGGCCACCAGGGGACGGCATTTTCCATGGTGCTGGCAGGTGGTGGCCTCAAGCACCAGGGAGCCTTGGGCGTTACAGATGATCTTGGCAAAAAAATCCTCGAAGCACCTGTATCCATTCCCGATTTTCATGCTACCATCCACGCCAGCCTGGGGATTGATCCAGCCCACGAATTGTACGATGGAGCCCGTCCAGTTCCCATTACCGACGGTGGCAAACCGATTGCGGAACTGTTTGCGTGA